A region of Pleionea litopenaei DNA encodes the following proteins:
- a CDS encoding thioredoxin domain-containing protein, whose protein sequence is MRKIVLLIVMNVAMYVSLVEAQEYLEPPLLPKTEKQLFKQWERVASTRGKAVKESLETEGLYLNQLINSSSPYLLQHAFHPVNWKPWSTDVFNSAKSSGHLIVLSIGYSTCHWCHVMARESFSDEEVATAINKDFLAIKVDREELPNIDHYYKSLLEVAKGTAGWPITVVIDSNGTPIFIDSYLTKQQLLNLLPRLAKLWRDNPSFLLATGKMLENSLSKSDVNRGSDKKLLALDEVIERLSNNFDSVNGGAQGNTKFPNEVMLNFLINSLRWAEPSNRISELNNNKVANFLEGTLEMISSRNLRDHIEGGFHRYATDSEWLVPHFEKMLYNQAQLSLVMLEYSRFSNQESYLNIVNETLSFILRAMYHNDKGFYSALDAELEQTEGGFHTFSKIELESLDLNLEGVVITPFKDRFIVSFVDANTKSKAIMQLHQQLLTIRQSRASLHRDEKIITSWNALTVKAFARSYIVQHNQEHLSISKQIAERLWHRFDKQEGTLMRLSDDSNKTPYLLLEDYAFLADAFIELYDATSDRLWLNRATTLYGVLEHKFYQDDGTLLASYPHQAGIANVRLLDDEVMTPAAVVVEVAEKLHRRGTLKAPEKRIPQLLNRLTSVVNEQPQATLALADALYRLKFGSRQSVRYFAQGFGKVVSKCMEVVSNRCNKMSFDIQLAEGWHINSTHPKQDYLLPTVVQNVSDTKIEYPAERLVKLGFEKEPLSVFEGSFSIKLYKQKDFATQVIELPLQACSDSICLQPERLSFRF, encoded by the coding sequence ATGAGAAAAATAGTGTTACTCATCGTAATGAATGTTGCGATGTATGTTAGTTTAGTGGAGGCTCAAGAGTATCTTGAGCCTCCACTACTACCCAAGACTGAAAAACAGCTGTTTAAACAGTGGGAGCGAGTTGCATCTACACGCGGTAAAGCAGTGAAAGAAAGCCTAGAAACCGAGGGGCTTTATTTGAACCAACTCATCAATAGCTCTTCTCCCTATTTATTACAACATGCCTTTCATCCAGTGAACTGGAAGCCATGGAGTACCGATGTTTTTAATTCGGCGAAGTCAAGCGGTCACTTGATTGTTCTCTCTATCGGTTATTCAACATGTCATTGGTGCCATGTAATGGCAAGAGAGAGTTTTTCTGATGAAGAGGTCGCGACAGCAATTAACAAAGATTTTTTAGCCATTAAAGTTGATCGCGAAGAATTACCAAACATTGATCATTATTATAAAAGCTTGTTAGAAGTCGCAAAAGGAACGGCAGGCTGGCCTATTACGGTCGTTATTGATTCAAATGGCACGCCAATATTTATCGACAGCTATCTGACAAAACAACAATTGTTGAATCTGCTTCCTCGCCTGGCTAAATTATGGAGGGATAATCCATCCTTTTTATTAGCTACCGGAAAAATGCTTGAAAACTCGCTATCGAAGAGTGATGTGAATCGTGGCTCAGATAAAAAGTTGTTAGCGTTAGATGAAGTAATTGAACGATTGAGTAATAACTTTGATTCGGTTAACGGTGGAGCTCAAGGGAACACTAAATTTCCCAATGAAGTGATGCTGAATTTTTTAATTAACTCTCTTCGATGGGCCGAACCTAGCAATCGAATCAGTGAACTAAATAACAATAAAGTTGCGAATTTTCTTGAAGGTACGCTCGAAATGATATCGAGTAGAAATTTAAGAGATCATATAGAAGGTGGTTTTCATCGATATGCAACCGATAGCGAATGGCTAGTGCCCCATTTTGAGAAAATGCTTTACAATCAAGCTCAACTATCTTTAGTGATGCTGGAATATTCCCGATTTTCAAATCAGGAATCGTATCTTAATATAGTTAATGAAACATTGAGTTTTATTTTGCGGGCAATGTACCATAACGATAAAGGGTTTTATTCAGCCTTAGATGCGGAGCTAGAACAAACGGAAGGTGGATTTCATACCTTCAGTAAAATAGAGTTGGAATCGTTGGATTTAAACCTAGAAGGCGTAGTGATAACGCCCTTCAAAGATCGTTTTATCGTTTCATTTGTCGACGCAAATACAAAAAGTAAAGCGATAATGCAGTTGCATCAACAGCTGTTAACCATACGACAATCAAGAGCGTCACTTCATCGTGATGAGAAAATCATTACTTCTTGGAATGCGTTGACCGTCAAAGCTTTCGCTCGTTCCTATATCGTTCAACACAACCAAGAGCATCTCTCTATATCAAAACAAATAGCAGAACGACTATGGCATCGCTTTGACAAGCAAGAAGGGACGTTAATGCGCTTGTCGGATGATTCTAATAAGACGCCCTATTTATTGTTAGAAGACTACGCGTTTTTAGCGGATGCGTTCATCGAGCTGTATGATGCTACCAGTGACAGACTTTGGCTCAACCGTGCAACAACATTGTATGGTGTTCTAGAGCATAAGTTTTATCAAGACGATGGGACGCTATTGGCAAGCTATCCTCACCAAGCTGGTATCGCCAATGTTCGCTTACTCGATGATGAAGTAATGACGCCTGCTGCAGTGGTCGTCGAAGTTGCCGAAAAGTTGCATCGTCGTGGGACATTAAAAGCACCAGAAAAGAGAATTCCTCAGCTACTTAATCGACTGACATCTGTTGTGAATGAACAACCTCAGGCAACTTTAGCACTGGCTGACGCTTTGTACCGGTTGAAATTTGGAAGTCGTCAAAGTGTGCGCTACTTTGCGCAAGGTTTTGGCAAAGTTGTCTCGAAATGCATGGAGGTTGTATCCAACCGATGTAATAAGATGTCCTTCGATATTCAGTTAGCAGAAGGTTGGCATATTAACTCAACCCACCCGAAACAAGATTATTTGCTGCCGACCGTGGTTCAAAATGTGAGTGACACTAAGATTGAGTACCCTGCAGAGCGCTTAGTTAAGTTGGGTTTCGAGAAAGAGCCTTTAAGTGTCTTTGAAGGTTCTTTTTCAATCAAGCTCTATAAGCAAAAAGACTTCGCTACCCAAGTTATTGAACTTCCTTTACAAGCTTGCAGTGACTCCATCTGTTTACAGCCTGAGCGATTGAGCTTTCGTTTTTAA
- a CDS encoding bifunctional sulfate adenylyltransferase/adenylylsulfate kinase — translation MSNLNAPHGGELVDLIASEQQLEGLKSEAGNLASWDLSHRQLCDIELLLNGGFSPLNGFMTESDYQSVLDNMRLADGTLWPMPITLDVSEDFAAKVAVGDKVTLRDPEGVVIAVLELSDKWVPNKTEEAEKVYGAADEAHPAVNYLFHKAGNVYLGGKVIGLELPNHYDYKALRDTPAELRAKFAKWGWRKVVAFQTRNPMHRAHQELTFRAAREQEANLLIHPVVGMTKPGDIDHYSRVRCYEHILNQYPEQTTMLSLLPLAMRMGGPREALWHAIIRKNYGCTHLIVGRDHAGPGKNSQGEDFYGPYDAQELLQQHEEELGIKMVPFQMMVYVKEKAEYMPIDDVEEGMTVLNISGTEVRRRLQEGLEIPDWFSYPDVVEELRKTKPPRHKQGVTVFFTGLSGAGKSTIANALMVKLLEMGGRPVTLLDGDLVRKHLSSELGFSKEHRNINILRIGYVASEITKNGGFAICAPIAPYKQTRREVREMIEEQGGFVEVHVATSLEECERRDRKGLYALAREGKIKEFTGISDPYEAPETPELYIDTVDCTPDEAAQRVLLKLESMGFIK, via the coding sequence ATGTCCAATTTGAATGCCCCTCATGGTGGTGAGTTAGTCGACCTCATCGCATCTGAACAACAACTAGAAGGTTTAAAGTCTGAAGCCGGTAACTTAGCTTCTTGGGATTTAAGCCATCGTCAGTTGTGCGATATTGAATTATTGTTGAATGGTGGTTTTTCACCATTAAATGGATTTATGACAGAAAGTGATTATCAGTCAGTTTTAGATAATATGCGCTTAGCCGACGGTACTTTATGGCCGATGCCAATCACCCTAGATGTCTCTGAAGATTTTGCGGCCAAGGTTGCGGTTGGCGATAAAGTCACGTTACGTGATCCTGAAGGCGTGGTGATTGCGGTTCTTGAGCTATCTGATAAATGGGTACCGAACAAGACCGAAGAAGCAGAAAAAGTTTATGGTGCGGCCGACGAAGCACATCCCGCGGTAAACTATTTGTTCCATAAAGCGGGCAATGTTTATTTAGGTGGTAAGGTAATCGGGTTAGAGCTACCCAATCACTACGATTACAAAGCATTGCGCGACACGCCTGCAGAGCTTCGTGCCAAGTTCGCGAAATGGGGCTGGCGTAAAGTGGTGGCGTTCCAGACGCGTAACCCAATGCACCGTGCGCATCAAGAGCTAACATTCCGTGCGGCGCGTGAACAAGAAGCCAACCTATTAATTCACCCGGTTGTAGGTATGACCAAGCCTGGTGATATCGATCATTACAGCCGCGTTCGTTGTTATGAGCACATTTTGAATCAGTACCCGGAACAAACCACTATGTTGAGTTTGTTACCCTTAGCAATGCGAATGGGTGGCCCACGTGAAGCTTTATGGCATGCGATTATTCGTAAGAACTATGGCTGTACTCATTTGATTGTCGGCCGTGATCACGCTGGCCCAGGTAAAAACTCTCAGGGTGAAGACTTTTACGGTCCGTATGACGCTCAAGAATTATTGCAGCAACATGAAGAAGAACTCGGCATTAAAATGGTGCCTTTCCAAATGATGGTTTATGTGAAAGAAAAAGCCGAATACATGCCGATTGATGATGTTGAAGAAGGCATGACGGTTCTTAATATTTCTGGAACCGAAGTTCGTCGTCGTTTACAAGAAGGTTTAGAAATCCCTGATTGGTTCTCTTACCCAGATGTTGTTGAAGAGTTACGTAAAACCAAACCCCCTCGTCACAAGCAGGGCGTCACCGTTTTCTTTACTGGACTATCGGGTGCCGGTAAGTCAACCATCGCCAATGCGTTAATGGTTAAATTGCTTGAAATGGGCGGTCGCCCGGTGACTTTACTTGATGGTGATTTGGTTCGTAAGCACTTATCGAGCGAATTAGGTTTTAGTAAAGAGCATCGTAACATCAACATTTTGCGTATCGGATACGTGGCCAGTGAAATCACTAAAAATGGTGGTTTTGCGATTTGTGCTCCTATTGCCCCTTACAAACAAACGCGTCGTGAAGTTCGCGAAATGATTGAAGAGCAAGGTGGATTTGTTGAAGTGCATGTGGCGACTTCTCTCGAAGAGTGCGAACGCCGCGATCGTAAAGGACTGTATGCATTGGCACGTGAAGGTAAGATTAAGGAGTTCACAGGAATATCCGATCCTTATGAAGCACCAGAAACGCCTGAACTTTATATCGACACCGTCGATTGTACCCCTGATGAAGCGGCACAGCGTGTGTTGTTAAAGCTTGAAAGCATGGGTTTTATTAAGTAA
- a CDS encoding SLC13 family permease — translation MEKFWVLGTVAACFAALLFSRKPPDLIFAGGLLLLLLTQSVSVETALSGFANPGLITIACLYIVAAAIRETQALKPLMNWVSSGKPSDRVSLFKFTFPTSLLSSLLNNTPIVAALIPEVNRWSKKLGKQPSQFLLPISYAAILGGTCTLIGTSTNLLVFGFVQQSSFADQLGFFDISLIGVPVTLAGLLYILIASRWLLPKRASSESTLRNTREYCVEMIVEDTASIVGKSIEQAGLRHLHGLYLIEVVRGNLVLAAVGPNTILEAGDRLVFSGLVNSISELLDIDGLTLAEEQVFKLSSDETSDSESQAARRFGQARLVEAVIGNNNPFIGKTIKQVKFRKHYNAAVIAVVRNGSRVMQKTGDIMIRPGDTLLMLARRSFTEQHRYSRDFLLVNGLEELSLDSNSKAPWCWLAIGSMVGLASFNIVPVVIAAMVASAIVLLSRCVTFDRAKQSLDLQVLLTIGLAFGIGGALTDSGAANMLATSVLSVFGQNPLALLVAVYLITVLLTEMVTNNAAAVISFSLVAGIVESLGYNLIPYAVVIMVAASASFISPMGYQTNLMVYSAGGYRFSDYLRFGLPLSLVVGVLTLVLVPIFWTLTL, via the coding sequence ATGGAAAAATTTTGGGTATTAGGTACGGTTGCAGCTTGTTTTGCGGCATTACTCTTCAGTCGTAAACCCCCTGACTTGATATTCGCGGGCGGGCTCTTACTGTTGCTTCTCACTCAAAGTGTGTCCGTGGAAACCGCGTTGAGTGGGTTTGCAAACCCCGGCCTTATCACCATTGCTTGTTTGTACATTGTTGCTGCGGCTATTCGCGAGACTCAAGCGTTGAAGCCATTAATGAACTGGGTATCGTCGGGTAAACCCTCCGATCGAGTGTCTCTGTTTAAATTCACTTTTCCGACTTCTTTATTAAGCTCCTTACTTAACAATACACCCATTGTGGCGGCGTTGATTCCAGAGGTGAATCGATGGAGTAAGAAGTTAGGAAAGCAACCCAGTCAGTTTCTATTACCGATCAGCTATGCTGCGATTCTAGGCGGAACCTGTACCTTAATTGGAACCAGCACCAATCTGTTAGTGTTTGGTTTTGTTCAACAGTCTTCCTTTGCCGATCAGCTGGGCTTTTTCGATATTAGTCTCATCGGTGTTCCGGTGACTTTAGCTGGCTTGCTATACATATTAATTGCGTCTCGCTGGCTTCTTCCTAAACGAGCCTCATCAGAGTCGACCTTGCGTAATACGCGAGAGTATTGTGTTGAAATGATTGTTGAAGACACCGCGAGTATCGTTGGTAAGTCGATTGAACAAGCGGGATTACGTCATCTCCATGGATTGTATTTAATCGAGGTGGTTCGAGGAAACTTGGTGTTAGCCGCGGTTGGGCCGAATACGATTTTAGAGGCCGGCGATCGACTGGTCTTTTCTGGGCTGGTTAACTCCATCAGTGAGTTGTTAGATATCGACGGATTGACGCTCGCCGAAGAACAGGTCTTTAAGTTAAGCAGCGACGAAACGAGTGACTCTGAGTCACAAGCGGCACGACGGTTTGGTCAAGCAAGATTAGTCGAGGCAGTGATAGGTAACAACAACCCATTCATCGGCAAAACCATCAAACAAGTAAAGTTTCGGAAGCACTATAACGCCGCGGTTATTGCCGTGGTTAGAAACGGTTCTCGGGTAATGCAGAAAACCGGCGATATTATGATTCGACCTGGTGATACGTTATTAATGTTGGCACGACGCAGTTTTACCGAGCAACATCGTTATTCGCGCGATTTTTTGTTGGTTAATGGTCTAGAAGAATTGAGTCTTGATAGTAACAGCAAAGCGCCATGGTGTTGGTTAGCTATTGGAAGCATGGTCGGTCTGGCAAGCTTTAATATTGTGCCTGTGGTTATTGCGGCAATGGTTGCATCGGCCATTGTGTTGCTTAGTCGCTGCGTCACATTTGATCGGGCAAAACAAAGTCTCGATTTACAAGTGTTGCTAACCATTGGGCTGGCTTTCGGAATCGGTGGTGCGCTGACCGACTCTGGAGCTGCCAACATGCTAGCGACGAGTGTACTGTCAGTCTTTGGGCAAAATCCATTGGCGTTATTGGTTGCCGTCTATTTAATTACGGTTTTATTGACCGAAATGGTGACGAACAATGCGGCGGCAGTCATTTCCTTTTCTCTGGTAGCAGGAATCGTAGAGTCACTGGGGTACAACCTGATCCCTTACGCCGTTGTAATTATGGTTGCAGCCTCAGCGAGTTTTATTTCGCCCATGGGTTATCAAACCAACTTAATGGTTTATTCTGCGGGCGGCTATCGCTTCAGCGATTACCTCAGATTCGGACTACCTTTAAGTTTAGTCGTCGGTGTGCTGACCTTGGTACTGGTACCGATATTTTGGACACTTACCCTCTAA
- the galU gene encoding UTP--glucose-1-phosphate uridylyltransferase GalU — MKKVTKAVVPVAGLGTRMLPATKAIPKEMLPIVDKPLIQYIVNECADAGITEIVLVTHSSKNAIENHFDTSFELETTLEKRVKRQLLDEIQSICPKDVTIMHVRQGVAKGLGHAVLTAKPVVGDNPFVVVLPDVIIDQYQADLKRENLAAMIDRFNATGHNQIMVEPVPMEKVEKYGIVDCDGATVTPGECAEIKQIVEKPKREEAPSNMSVVGRYVFSETIWDLLATTPPGAGDEIQLTDAIAALLDKEMVEAFLMTGKSHDCGSKLGYMKAFVEYGLNHDEVGEKFAEILKNI; from the coding sequence GTGAAAAAAGTAACCAAAGCGGTAGTGCCAGTAGCTGGGCTAGGAACGCGTATGCTGCCTGCCACCAAAGCCATCCCGAAAGAGATGTTGCCGATAGTTGATAAACCGCTGATTCAATATATTGTGAATGAATGCGCCGATGCCGGAATTACTGAGATTGTTCTTGTCACTCATTCCTCAAAAAATGCCATAGAAAATCACTTTGACACCTCATTTGAGCTAGAAACGACACTGGAAAAGCGGGTAAAGCGTCAGTTATTAGATGAAATCCAGTCAATTTGCCCCAAAGATGTCACCATTATGCATGTGCGACAAGGGGTTGCTAAGGGGCTAGGTCATGCGGTTTTAACCGCCAAACCCGTGGTGGGTGACAACCCTTTCGTGGTGGTACTCCCTGATGTGATTATCGACCAATATCAGGCGGATTTAAAACGTGAAAACTTAGCGGCGATGATCGACCGATTCAACGCTACTGGTCATAACCAAATTATGGTGGAGCCGGTGCCGATGGAGAAAGTTGAGAAGTACGGAATTGTCGATTGTGATGGCGCGACGGTTACGCCGGGTGAATGCGCAGAAATTAAGCAAATTGTCGAGAAACCAAAACGAGAAGAAGCGCCATCGAATATGTCTGTGGTGGGTCGATACGTTTTCTCTGAAACTATTTGGGACTTATTAGCGACAACACCACCTGGTGCGGGCGACGAAATTCAGTTGACCGATGCCATAGCCGCGTTGCTCGACAAAGAGATGGTAGAAGCTTTTCTAATGACGGGTAAGTCACACGACTGTGGCTCAAAACTTGGTTACATGAAGGCCTTTGTCGAGTATGGTTTGAACCATGATGAAGTGGGTGAAAAGTTTGCAGAGATATTGAAAAATATCTAA
- a CDS encoding UDP-glucose dehydrogenase family protein produces the protein MKVTVFGIGYVGLVQGAVLASVGHDVLCVDVDQSKVDNLKKGLIPIYEPGLTPLVEENVAAGRLDFTTDAERAVNHGDFQFIAVGTPPDEDGSADLKYVLSVAETIATHMQTPKVVINKSTVPVGTADKVTQKISETLQTLSKSVEFSVVSNPEFLKEGAAVNDCLRPDRIIIGTSDDAVEEKMRELYAPFNRNHDKIIVMDVRSAELTKYAANCMLATKISFMNEMSNLAEKLGADIEAVRHGIGSDPRIGYQFIYPGCGYGGSCFPKDVQALIRTANAIGHKPSILEAVEATNYAQKDKLFAYLSDFFNGDLAGKTVALWGLSFKPNTDDMREASSRRFMEMAWEAGMKVQAFDPEAMEETQRIYGQRDDLVLVGTKEGALKGADALVICTEWSQFRAPDFALIKSSLTTPVIIDGRNMFEPERVEDKGIAYYAIGRGRSVQAQ, from the coding sequence ATGAAAGTCACCGTATTTGGTATAGGTTACGTTGGGTTGGTACAAGGCGCCGTGCTGGCATCCGTCGGTCACGATGTACTCTGTGTGGATGTTGATCAGAGTAAAGTCGACAACCTTAAAAAAGGACTTATTCCCATTTATGAGCCAGGCCTAACGCCCTTGGTCGAAGAAAATGTGGCTGCTGGTCGATTAGATTTCACCACGGATGCTGAGCGAGCGGTAAACCATGGCGATTTTCAGTTTATTGCGGTAGGAACTCCGCCAGATGAAGATGGTTCTGCTGATCTCAAATATGTGTTGAGCGTTGCAGAAACCATTGCAACTCACATGCAAACGCCGAAAGTCGTCATCAATAAGTCCACCGTACCAGTGGGCACGGCGGATAAAGTCACGCAGAAGATTTCCGAAACGCTACAAACCCTAAGCAAGTCCGTCGAATTCTCTGTGGTGTCGAATCCTGAGTTTCTTAAAGAGGGCGCTGCAGTAAATGACTGTTTGCGTCCGGATCGAATTATCATTGGCACGTCTGACGATGCGGTCGAAGAGAAAATGCGCGAATTATACGCGCCCTTTAATCGTAACCATGACAAGATCATCGTGATGGATGTGCGCAGTGCCGAGTTGACCAAATACGCCGCGAATTGCATGTTGGCCACCAAGATTTCTTTTATGAATGAAATGTCGAACCTCGCTGAAAAGCTTGGCGCAGATATTGAAGCCGTGCGTCATGGCATCGGTTCGGATCCTAGAATTGGCTATCAATTTATTTATCCTGGCTGCGGCTACGGCGGGTCATGTTTTCCAAAAGACGTGCAAGCGCTTATTCGTACTGCCAATGCCATTGGCCATAAGCCATCGATTCTAGAAGCGGTGGAGGCGACCAACTACGCGCAAAAAGATAAATTATTCGCGTATTTGAGTGACTTTTTTAATGGCGATCTTGCCGGAAAAACCGTTGCTCTTTGGGGCCTGAGTTTTAAACCCAATACCGATGACATGCGTGAAGCCTCGAGTCGTCGCTTTATGGAAATGGCTTGGGAAGCAGGGATGAAAGTCCAAGCGTTTGATCCAGAAGCGATGGAAGAAACACAACGAATTTACGGGCAGCGTGATGACCTAGTATTAGTCGGAACGAAGGAAGGGGCCTTAAAAGGCGCAGATGCGCTAGTGATTTGCACCGAATGGAGCCAATTTAGAGCGCCAGATTTTGCATTAATCAAATCCAGCTTAACCACACCGGTCATTATCGATGGGCGTAACATGTTTGAACCCGAGCGCGTTGAAGACAAAGGCATTGCTTATTATGCCATCGGGCGTGGGCGCTCGGTTCAAGCACAGTGA
- the thrS gene encoding threonine--tRNA ligase, whose translation MPVITLPDGSQRQFDNPVTVYDVANDIGPGLAKAALAGTVDGKEVDTSFTITQDADVSIITERDEAGLDVLRHSCAHLLAQAVKELFPEAQVTIGPVIDNGFYYDFAYERPFTPEDLTAIEKKMAELTKADFTVERSEMPRDEAVTFFREMGEEYKAEIIASIPTNEAISLYRQGDFIDLCRGPHVPSTGKLKAFKLMRVSGAYWRGDSNNEMLQRIYGTCWSNKKDLKQYLHRLEEAEKRDHRKLGKQQHLFHFQEESPGMVFWHNDGWSIFKTLESYIRGVLKKFDYQEVKAPQVLDRSLWEKSGHWEKFKDDMFTTESENRTYAVKPMNCPGHILIYNQGLKSYRDLPLRIAEFGSCHRNEPSGALHGLMRVRGFTQDDAHVFCTEDQIQDEVAILIDMIYQVYADFGFEKIEIKLSTRPEKRVGSDEIWDKAEQALADALKSKGIEYELQPGEGAFYGPKIEFSLRDCLDRVWQCGTVQLDFSMPGRLGAEYVAEDGSKQTPVMIHRAVLGSLERFIGILIEEYAGKFPPWLAPTQAVVMNITDKQADFAQKVANSLNNKGFRAKVDLRNEKIGFKIREHTLARVPFLLVVGDREMEEQQVAVRTRNGKDLGSLSIEAFEAILNDSIAQLGRNNLEE comes from the coding sequence ATGCCAGTAATTACGCTCCCTGACGGTAGTCAGCGACAATTTGATAATCCGGTAACCGTCTATGACGTTGCCAATGACATAGGGCCAGGTTTAGCGAAAGCAGCGCTAGCGGGCACGGTTGATGGAAAAGAAGTCGATACCAGCTTCACCATCACCCAAGACGCCGACGTGTCAATTATCACCGAGCGTGACGAGGCCGGGCTCGACGTTTTGCGTCATTCATGTGCCCATTTGCTGGCCCAAGCAGTGAAGGAGTTGTTTCCAGAAGCGCAAGTGACCATTGGTCCTGTGATTGATAACGGCTTTTATTACGACTTTGCTTACGAGCGTCCTTTTACGCCCGAAGACTTAACCGCAATTGAGAAGAAAATGGCTGAGTTGACCAAAGCCGATTTTACCGTTGAGCGCAGTGAAATGCCGCGCGATGAGGCGGTCACCTTCTTCCGCGAGATGGGCGAAGAATACAAAGCAGAAATTATTGCCAGCATCCCAACCAATGAAGCCATTTCATTGTATCGCCAAGGCGACTTTATCGATCTTTGTCGTGGTCCGCATGTACCTAGCACCGGTAAATTAAAAGCATTCAAGCTAATGCGTGTATCGGGTGCTTACTGGCGCGGTGATTCGAACAACGAGATGTTGCAGCGAATCTACGGGACCTGCTGGTCGAATAAAAAAGATCTTAAGCAATATTTGCATCGCTTAGAAGAAGCTGAAAAGCGCGATCATCGTAAACTCGGTAAACAGCAACACTTATTCCATTTTCAAGAAGAGTCTCCAGGAATGGTGTTCTGGCACAACGATGGCTGGTCAATTTTCAAAACCCTTGAAAGCTATATTCGTGGTGTTTTAAAGAAGTTCGACTATCAAGAAGTGAAAGCGCCACAGGTGCTTGATCGCAGTTTATGGGAAAAGTCGGGCCATTGGGAAAAGTTCAAAGACGACATGTTTACAACCGAGTCGGAAAATCGCACTTATGCGGTAAAGCCGATGAACTGTCCTGGTCATATTTTAATTTATAATCAAGGGCTTAAGTCTTATCGAGATTTACCATTGCGAATCGCTGAGTTCGGCTCCTGTCACCGTAACGAGCCTTCTGGCGCATTGCACGGGTTGATGCGGGTGCGTGGCTTTACTCAAGACGATGCCCATGTTTTTTGCACCGAAGATCAAATTCAAGATGAAGTCGCTATTTTAATCGACATGATTTATCAAGTTTATGCCGATTTTGGGTTCGAAAAAATCGAAATTAAACTCTCCACACGCCCAGAAAAGCGAGTGGGCAGCGATGAAATCTGGGATAAAGCCGAGCAGGCTTTAGCCGATGCGCTCAAGTCGAAAGGCATAGAGTACGAATTGCAACCCGGAGAAGGGGCGTTTTATGGCCCGAAAATCGAGTTCTCACTGCGTGATTGTCTCGATCGCGTGTGGCAATGCGGTACGGTTCAGCTCGATTTCTCAATGCCAGGTCGTTTAGGCGCTGAATACGTTGCCGAAGATGGCAGCAAGCAAACCCCGGTCATGATCCACCGTGCTGTATTGGGGTCATTGGAGCGTTTTATCGGTATTTTGATTGAAGAATACGCCGGTAAATTTCCACCTTGGTTGGCGCCAACGCAAGCCGTGGTGATGAATATTACCGATAAACAGGCCGATTTTGCGCAAAAAGTAGCAAATTCTTTGAATAATAAAGGGTTTAGAGCCAAAGTAGACTTGAGAAACGAGAAAATCGGCTTTAAAATTCGCGAGCACACTTTAGCGCGTGTTCCTTTTCTGCTTGTGGTCGGTGACCGCGAAATGGAAGAACAGCAGGTTGCGGTAAGAACCCGAAACGGAAAAGACTTGGGTTCGTTGTCAATTGAGGCGTTTGAGGCCATATTAAACGACAGCATAGCGCAGCTCGGTAGAAACAATCTGGAGGAGTAG
- the infC gene encoding translation initiation factor IF-3 gives MKGPRGKGGPEKRSQRMNDEITAKEVRLIGADGEQVGVMNTREALAQAEELELDLVEISPDASPPVCRIMDYGKFLFEKKKAAAAAKKKQVQVQIKEIKFRPGTDIGDYNVKLRNLIKFLEHGDKAKITVRFRGREMAHKELGIELLQRVEKDLEEYGEVESRPTMLGRQMTMVIAPTKKKK, from the coding sequence ATTAAAGGTCCAAGAGGCAAAGGCGGTCCTGAGAAGCGATCGCAACGAATGAACGACGAAATTACAGCGAAAGAAGTCCGACTTATAGGAGCCGACGGTGAACAAGTCGGTGTTATGAATACCCGCGAGGCACTTGCGCAAGCCGAAGAGCTTGAGTTGGATCTCGTTGAAATTTCGCCCGATGCTAGCCCTCCAGTGTGTCGGATTATGGATTACGGTAAGTTTTTATTCGAGAAGAAGAAAGCTGCCGCAGCGGCCAAGAAGAAACAGGTCCAAGTACAGATTAAAGAGATTAAGTTCCGCCCAGGAACCGACATTGGTGACTACAATGTCAAGCTACGTAACTTAATCAAGTTTTTAGAGCACGGCGATAAAGCGAAAATTACGGTGCGCTTCCGTGGTCGAGAAATGGCTCACAAAGAGCTGGGTATTGAGTTACTTCAGCGAGTTGAGAAAGATTTAGAAGAGTACGGTGAAGTCGAATCTAGACCCACCATGCTTGGGCGTCAGATGACCATGGTTATCGCGCCAACTAAAAAGAAGAAGTAG
- the rpmI gene encoding 50S ribosomal protein L35: MPKIKTDRGAAKRFKKTGKGGYKHGQSHLRHILTKKSSKRKRQLRHLKMIAPADVAQLNRQLPYL; encoded by the coding sequence ATGCCAAAGATCAAAACAGATCGCGGCGCAGCCAAGCGCTTTAAAAAAACCGGCAAAGGTGGCTACAAACATGGCCAATCTCACTTACGTCACATTCTGACTAAGAAGAGCTCTAAGCGTAAGCGTCAGCTTCGTCATTTGAAGATGATCGCGCCTGCTGATGTTGCTCAGCTTAACCGTCAGTTACCGTACTTATAA